The genomic segment tttttttttttttaccttattgttatatatactttaaatttttttaattggtttatttttttgttaattaaataattactaACGGACGGTAttattttatctatttgttgttttatattttgttgtttgatttgattatttttgatgCAGAACTGAGtcagatttttattatatatatatttttattattatctaacTTTATTCCCACACACTAATAACGAGTGGTGATGGCGAGCGCATGCCTGCAGCTGAGCGGTTTTTTCCTGAGTGTTTTGGGGTGGATCTGTGTGATCATCTCCACCTCCACCAGTGACTGGGTGATCCTCTGTAAATACAGCATGAACACGTGCAGGAAGATGGACGAGCTCCAGACTAAAGGCCTGTGGGAGCAGTGTGTGATTTCCACCGCACTTTACCACTGTTACTCCCTCAACCAGATCCTCGAGCTGCCTGGTGAGTCacattactacacacacacacacacacacacacacacacacatacacacacacacacacacacacacacacacacacatacacacacacacacacacacacacatacatacacacacacacacacatacacacacacacatacacacacacatacacacgcaacacatacacacacacatacatacacacacacatacacacgcaacacatacacacacacacacacacacacacatacatacacacacacacacatacatacacatatatacacacacacatacacacacacatatatacacacacacacacacacacttcaacatacacacacatacacacacacatacatacacatatatacacacacacatacacacacacatatatacacacacacacacacacacatacacatacacacacacacacacacacacacatacatacgcacacacacacacacatacatacatacacacacacacacacacacatacacatacacacacacacacatacatacacacacacacacacacacacacatacacacgcaacacatacacacacacatacatacacacacacacacacacacacatacacacgcaacacatacacacacatacacacacacacacacacatacacacgcaacacatacacacacatacacacacacatcaacatacacacacatacacacacacacatacatacacatatatacacacacgcatatacacacacacgcacaaacacacacatacacacacatacacatgcacacacatacacacacacacatccacatacacacacgcacacacacacatatatatacacacacacacacacacacacatatatatatatatatatatatacacacacacacacacacacaaacacacacacacacacagacacacacgcacacacacatatacacacatacacatatatatatacacacacacatacacacatatatatatatatacacgcacacacacatatacacacatacacatatatatatacacacacacacacacatacacatatatatatatacacacacacacacacatacaatattctttataaaatattttaatttaaacgtTTAGCAATTAgtgataaaaatatttttcatatttaaacatATAGACTGTAAAGATAACAGAAGAACACTACagaatttcaaatatttttaatttaatatattgttaagatattacttttattttgtagCATTCTTGTATGTTATCTTTTTAGACTACACAGTCTATATGGTGTTTAATatctaataatatttaatattcatcagccagaacattaaaaccaccgacaggtgaagtgaataacgttgatGACCTGTCGGGGGGGgggtatatatttattagtcAGTAAGAGAACAGTCAGTTctggaagttgacgtgttggaagcaggaaaaatgggtgagtgtaaggatctgagtgactttaacaagggccagattgtgatgtctagacgtctgggtcagagcgtctccagaacagcaggtgttgtggggtgttcccggtgtgCAGGGATTagaacctaccaaaagtgctccaaggaaggagaaccggtgacccggagacagggtcatggactCCCGAGActcactgatgtgtgtgaggagagaagGCTcgtccgtctggtccgatcccacagaagatctactgcagcacaaactgctgaagaagttcatgctggttctgatagaaaggagtcagaacacacagagcatcacagcttgctgcgtatggagctgcgtagctgcagagcggtcagagcgtccatgctgaccccctgtacacctcCGAAATCTCCTACAACAGACACGTgatcatcagaactggaccatggagcgatggaagaaggtgtcctggtctgatgaatcaggttttcttttacatcatgtggaggctgggtgtgtgtgtgtgtgtgtgtgtgtgtgtggaggcagtgtgatgtgcTGAgcgatgttctgctgggaaacctcgggtcctccattcatgtggatgttactctGACACGTCCCACCtacattgttcaggaacggtttgaggaacatgacaaagagttcaagttGATGATTCGacctccagattccccagatctcaatcccatcgagcgtctgtgggacgttctggacaaacaagtccaatccacgGAGGCtgcacctcacaacttacagaaGTTAAAGGATCTGCCGCTAATGTCTcggtgccagatcccacagcacaccttcagaggtcttgtggagtccatgcctcgatgccTCAGAGATGTTTCGGAGGCACTCTGGGAcgacctacacaatatttggCATCTGTTTTTCATGTGATGACTAATCGGTGTATAAGGTCTATATGATGTGTAATATTTATTGGTctatatgttgtgtgtgtgtgtgtgttgtagtgtacaTCCAGACATGCCGTGCATTGATGATCTCCGCATGTATCCTTGGTTTACCTGCCGCAGCACTCCTGCTCTCCTCTATGCCGTGCATCCATCTTGGAGATGATTCGGTGAACGACAAGAACAAACGCTCAGTCATCGGAGGAATCCTGATGCTCATAGTGGgtaagcaaacacacacacacacacacacacacacacacagacatttgtAAACACACCATTATTATTCTGCATTTCAGTGCAGTCAGGTTTACCATTAAGTTCCCCAATCTTGTGCTATTCA from the Ictalurus furcatus strain D&B chromosome 17, Billie_1.0, whole genome shotgun sequence genome contains:
- the cldn11a gene encoding claudin-11a is translated as MASACLQLSGFFLSVLGWICVIISTSTSDWVILCKYSMNTCRKMDELQTKGLWEQCVISTALYHCYSLNQILELPVYIQTCRALMISACILGLPAAALLLSSMPCIHLGDDSVNDKNKRSVIGGILMLIVAMFSLVSTVWFPVGAHQELRLMSFGFSLYSGWVGGALSLLGGCILTCCSTDSTPSYHQNNRYSYYSKQNPPTNQTPPTGNHAKTAQV